The window CCCATTCTCCACAAAAAGTCACGAGCAAAAGGGTGTCTAAATTTTGCACTGTATGCTTTGTAACCTAGTCATTTGGGCTTGTGTTCGAGCGGTTActattccaagatggcgtctaccGGAAGAAGACATGTTCTGCTGACGGGATCTCCgggtaaaagaaaaaatacaaacgAGCTTTATATAAACTTCTTTTATTGCTCTGATTGCAtgatttttctttaaagttcttCTTCAGGTGCCTGTAGTATTTTTTGTACATGCCTTTCTTGATTTATTGGACTGTCAGACTTTAATGTAGTGGCCAATGGATGATGCTGACACTGCCACTGACCGTTAATGCTCTCTAAGTGCAAACTACGTTGCAGTTGTGCAGCATTGCAAATGCATAGGGCAAAAAGGGTCAATTTGTACTTAATCGAAACAAGCTCCAACAGCCTGGCTGGCTTCCATTGTTGCTTTTAACAAGGTCTAACAAAGACCTGGGAAATGGAGTGAGGAATAAGTCAGATGCAAAATCACATCTTGTTAAATTGAGAGCTTGCTTCTTTGCTTTAGCGAGCCATAAATTCACATAATTAAGTAGTGATATCCACAGGTAGGGCAGTTccaatgaactttatttaaaggggctaggtcacgctattttaggcaattttgtttcattttgttaattatgagctctaaacgtcaaattggcagagcaagagtctttcatttgcaaaatcacggccacataacaactgagaatgattttccagctttgtaaatgacattttgatatagattgatataaatttgaaaaaaggtgggccgacgtttttcaaatttacccaaattcaatccacttcaatcctctccagttttgtccattcatgtcccttcttggcttccctgtgttttgttagagttcttccaTAGTTTTgcacagttattttgatattttagttcattctatgaccattcgattagtgctgaaattgcctaaacttgcgtgacctagcccctttaagtggcaaTTGTATGAAAAAAAGTGCAACATAGCATACTCAATATTTATACCCACCATGTtgagaaaagtttgaaaaattgtaATAATTGTGTGTGATTATTCTTTTTTCATTGTGAGTGGTGTCACTTTGAAAAGCTGAATTGAAATAAACATAGCATTAAGTTGAGTTTTAACACAAGctcacaaagaaaaaaaaacacaactttataCTTTTTCACATCTTGTTTGCCACTCAGTAGTGTTTTCAGACTTGAATTTGAAAAACTCGTTGGTACAACTAACACATAGATTGAGGTGATGGCTAACAGTATAATAGTTAGATTTAACAGTAATGGCTAACAGTATAAATTCTGgcgttattaattaattattgattAGTTATATCATCATTGAAATATTGGAGGGAAATGTTTCTATTtcttaaaaagaacatttcatTGCATCCAGGGGTAGGAAAGACAACTCTATGCAGAAAGGTTTACGAAGTTCTTAAAGAGAAAGGAATCCAAATACAAGGATTCTACACAGAAGAAGTCCGCACTAGTCCTgagaaaggtagagttggattTGACATTGTCACTCTAGATGGGCAGCGTGGACCACTGGCAAGGGTAAAAAGGTATAAATTTGTATATTTGTATACATTGTGCATtttgaacattaattttttattttctgaTACATCAATTTGTGCATTAAGGTAACTAGGTTAGTCAGTTGACGCAGTCAGTCAGTTGGTTAGTCAGTCAGACATTTGTTGTGTAGGCATGGATTTTTGGGCAAACTTACAGCTGCAGTTTTCATTTAGGGgccaattattatttttttactgtgcTTTACAGCTGTGCCCTCCCCTGGCCCATATTCATCTAGATTTAcagattcatttcatttacccTTGTTACTTCAGGGAAGGCCAAACTGCAAGAGGAAGGGCATCACCTTCAGTGGGAAATTACTTGGTTGATGTAAGGTCTTTTGAGCAGCTTGCTCTTCCAACAATTAAGGTACATCAGCAATACACCTTACATATGAAACGCTTTGTAGGAAAATGTGAAATGCTGGAGGCAAGGAAAGCAGTCTATGGGAgtggaggggaggggaggggagcaGAGAGGAGTTCACAAGGAGCACCAACTAGAATCACGAGAAACCAGGGATTGACAGGTGCTAGGTTCTGCGATCCCTCTCTCCAGGAAATTGGATGCCCAACCCCTACTCCCTTAGGCATCACTGATACATTACCTTTATTCCTTCCAGGTTTGTTCGTCCAGTAACACAGTGGTTGTGGTTGACGAAGTTGGAAAAATGGAATTATTTAGTGAAAGCTTTGTCAATTATGTTCGTGAGCTTTTTTCGTTGTCACAAGCCACAACATTAGCCACTGTGCCTGTTACCAAACAGCGTCCAATAGCATTTGTGGATGAACTGAAAAGACGGGAAGATGTTACACTGATAGAGGTGCAGTAAGGCCGATTCCACCAATAATGGaatcttaataataattaataatgataGAGCACTTTTCAAACGACAatcgaaagtaattacacgaTTGCAATTAATACGCTTAgagattggtttaaaaatctcgccaaccaatgaaaaggaaaaccaaaacaaattgctgaagggggtagtttctaaagaaactgtggtgctgcgtcggtggggaagtagtatacaaaaatttggttttatcaacggagttgataatgtaaattggccaccgtacagagattctaaaagctgacgtttcgagcgttagaccttcgtcagagcgaatccagattcgctctgacgaagggctaacgctcgaaacgtcagcttttagaatctctgtacggtggccaatttgcattatcaactccgttgataaaaccagattttttttcaaaacaaattgcgaCTTGCACGCACGACTTTCCCTTCTCTTTGAGCAAGCTACATAGAATTAATACGAAGTTGGATTGGTTCTTTGCGCTGTTttcacctgctgtgattggtcgaagtaattactttggtatttgttttacgacactcagtAATACTAataatcgtcatcatcattcGAAATATTTACCCAAGAAGATCCACTCATCCGGTGGTGGTTTTCATGGAGGTCCTGCCgaatcgaattggaatttataaatgttggtttttggagAGAGGGAAAAAGCAGAGCACCTGGAGATCCCGCCGGAGCCTGTTTGATCCTGCTACCTCCCTTACAGTAGGCCGATTCTCGTCCAACTGAGACAACCGGTCGGCATCTAGATCTCTCCCTCCATGGCAGCCCTAGGTCTCTCTGTGTTCGTTTAATCGAATACTTCATAAAAATTGGGTCTATAGCGCAATAAATGCTAAGGCGTGGTGTATCaaatgtgtatttttttttgtctggtaCTAAGTCATAAAGTAACCGATTTGTTCAACCATCAGCTGGTTGTGAATGTCAGTGGAATTCCGATGTTTCACACTTCCAAGGGAAACAAAACGTTAGTTTGACCAATCGAATCGAACCTGattaagggactgtgcaataattacgtggaggaggggggggggtgggaaaTGGGTGAAATATGCCCGAAAACTtagtcccccccccctccctccctcctcaGCTTGTGTCGTCTTTGCATGAATTGGGAGATACCCCATGTACTTTAAATTTGTATTGCtattaaaatttcaaaacttgggTTTTCATTCTGCTAAATTATGATGCCATGTGTGCTACTATTGGGCatatttccttttcattgaataACATTATAGTGCTACTTTTGCAACTTTCAATTAAAGTTTCCTGTGTTATTTCTTCCTAGTGCAAATAAAGTAGCAATACTTTAACATACATAACAGAGGCATTCCTCTCCTACTGCATGCATGACAGATAGGAAAACAACAGTTCACAGATCAGGACACCTTAGAGTCCCTTACCATGTTGGTGGCACTCTTATGTAATTTTCTGGTGTAAAACAGgggtttaaagaaatttccttgGAAACAGTCCTTATTGCATCCAGATTCAGTTGTGGAATGGTGGACTCCGCTGAGAGTAAATGTGTctcttaaaaagttttttttattgcgtttcttaaattttaaaataagcaagCAAGGTGTTTAACTTGGGTCTCAAATTTGGTGCATGACCAACCCAACTACGAAGTTTTTGTTCGAAAACTCGGGATTCTTTTTTTAAGACCGCATCCAGCAAGTGTGGTAACCCGAACTCGTTAGGTGATTCAAGGAGAGGGAACTAACTTACAAGTTACTTATGCCTTATTGATATTTTGAGTAGTTTCTACCGACAACCATCGAAGGTAACTTTGTCTTAGAAGAACTTTGCGCCTTTCATCTTGTGAAACTCTTTTGGTTGGACTGGAGGCACCTCCTATTTGtgactaaacttcactgaacaAGGAGAATGCCGAGAAATAATTATGCCTTTTCgtatctttctttcctttcaggtCACTAGAAGTTCACGCGATGAGTTAGTGGGTGAGGTTGTCCGCATGCTTGAAAATTCCTTTGGTGCATAACGGATTTTAATGACTGAACAAGTCAGGGTTGAATAGCTGATGGGATTACAAGTAACAGCCGACACACTCGGAACATTCGATCGCAACATCCAGATGATACCACATTTCAAGTCAACTAAACTCATCTTTAGTTATTTGCTCACATTTGACTCAGTTAGTCGTTTGGCTCGCTGTTGTTATAAGAGCGATGGATCGCATACGACATTCTATGAACAGTGATACCGATATtgtggttttatcaaacaaggTTTTTGTGTCGTTTTCACTCTAGATTTCTCAAGGTAGTACCAAAATTATTACACGTACCAAGCAGTGTaacgcgtagcgccgagttggctataaccagtctcatatccaacaagcgcgaatatGCAATAATTGTTTCactaaattccttaaactccaaaaatttgaaagtaccaaaaaacttgatgaagatgcgatgttgtgtaataccttgtggtcagagacgaaggctcatcacaaaaacatttcttgccttttcgcgtacttctaaacgttggaattgatccaaagattctacaaaaatttgtttttcatttttggcattattcagagagaaattttgctttccggcgaaaacgtttttagcttagcaacgcttagcgcaatcatttaccatataaggtcaaactaaggtatatgagctgataaccgagattgagtgaaccaatcagagcacgtgaaatgcattatccgaggttaaGAATTTAATGATTAGAATTGTATGTTTACATTAAGTttaagcagaaacccataagggttgaaacgtgtaacgcgcgttcagagcttccgaatattcagtgcgaactgattggttgaacgtttcagtgctaagtaccatatttggaaacccctcgctcttgttgttccaaatatggtacttagcaaactggaatattcagaagcttgtttcccagcacacaaggggccgttacacgtttcaacccttatgggtttctggtttaaGAAGATGAATTTCTTCACGTAATGACTGTTTAATGGCTACATTTAAATGTAATCCTGGTCAGTTACTCTTGGAGCTTTACCTCGGAAGATAACGAGTTCAATCAGGCCATTAGGCCCACTTATCGCCTCCTTTTCCCACATATCTCAATGTCTAAACAAGAGCTTTTGCCCATCTAACCTCACATTCAGTGCCAGGCTGGAGgggcaaagacaaagcctttttccccacggactccacgacgctccagcgccggcgTCTGGAgctactgcgtttttctctcttgatcaaacattccgtcagcgcatgcgcaaatgttctgggtcttcgatacctagcgtaccaaaaaaatttaacatgctgttttgtttgttttttttttgtttttttttttttaccagcaattgacatttcagttcaaggtaacgtaagaaccgtgcgtgtctggttttgtctcagacagaggcgagagatgctttcatgcagactgggacgcctaaaatgctctgttgtaaacatggcggttcacgagtgaagttgtctctctggcctttctgtggacgaattccaggacctattGACACAATCtggacaagttttgaaagctaaaaccttcaatcgatgcgctattttgctggtaggactgggtggcccgacacttgtaaagaaaactatgaaatgggaatcgggagtcttcccttgtcatgaaatggcagaattacccagaattctttttgggcatgagcgaggcaacttaagaagcacgagcaTAAGCCTCAATAAACCTgcaacaaccagttatggtcttagttctcttttttcttacgtatcagctaagttgcgaaatgcgccaactgattttatccgtaactatgagtttactggttttaaaagagaatccacctgggccacattttgtacagcggcttttcttttcaatgaaggtatctttaaatattatgtatttagtaggtggGGAGAGGATTTCTCCCAAGTATCTACAAGACCTCATTCCTGACTATGTGCCAACCAGAAGTCTCCGATCTGCTTCAAAGTGTCTACTGAAGGTTTCAAACTACAACTTGGAATCATATGGAAAAAGGGCCTTTTCTGTTGCAAGGCCATTGTTGTGGAATTCCCTGCCAATGGATATTAGGTCTCAAAAATCTTTAGCCACTTTTAAGGAAAAGCTgaagacatttctttttattaagagtttttcttaatttgtaaCATATGTAttatttcatttactttttg of the Montipora foliosa isolate CH-2021 chromosome 14, ASM3666993v2, whole genome shotgun sequence genome contains:
- the LOC137984602 gene encoding cancer-related nucleoside-triphosphatase homolog — encoded protein: MASTGRRHVLLTGSPGVGKTTLCRKVYEVLKEKGIQIQGFYTEEVRTSPEKGRVGFDIVTLDGQRGPLARVKREGQTARGRASPSVGNYLVDVRSFEQLALPTIKVCSSSNTVVVVDEVGKMELFSESFVNYVRELFSLSQATTLATVPVTKQRPIAFVDELKRREDVTLIEVTRSSRDELVGEVVRMLENSFGA